A genomic segment from Paraburkholderia hayleyella encodes:
- a CDS encoding LysR family transcriptional regulator, producing the protein MTVDQLITFAAVAEHRNISRAAQALHLSQPAVSGQLRQLQEAFGEPLYQRDGRGVRLTAVGEQLALYAVRLRDTYAQVRAYRDAVRGLESGTLKIGASTTPASYLLPYLIATFHRRYPDVILQTAGGNSAEITGALAALDIALVEGPVSASLPSDTAVHAWRDDEIVAVMPHQHPLAQRQAKEHEGEGEGPPGLTLAQLGAYPLVLREAGSGVRQSVEQAFADSGLSMRVALEIAGVEGMKEAVRAGMGIGFVSAMSMRHENPALRSFSLSPTPLIRRFSILVPHASTPSRAAERFLALCLDDASSG; encoded by the coding sequence ATGACAGTCGATCAGCTTATAACGTTTGCCGCGGTCGCCGAGCACCGCAACATTAGCCGGGCCGCACAGGCGCTGCATTTGTCACAGCCTGCGGTTTCGGGGCAGTTGCGCCAGTTGCAAGAGGCGTTCGGCGAGCCGCTCTATCAACGCGATGGCCGCGGCGTGCGGCTGACAGCGGTGGGTGAACAGCTCGCGCTGTACGCCGTGCGCCTGCGCGATACCTATGCCCAGGTGCGGGCCTACCGCGATGCCGTGCGGGGGCTGGAAAGCGGCACGCTAAAGATCGGCGCCAGCACAACGCCCGCCTCGTATCTGCTGCCGTACCTGATCGCTACTTTTCATCGGCGTTATCCCGATGTGATCTTGCAGACGGCAGGCGGTAACAGCGCCGAGATTACCGGTGCGCTGGCCGCGCTCGATATCGCGCTGGTCGAGGGGCCGGTGAGCGCCAGTTTGCCGTCCGATACCGCCGTTCACGCATGGCGCGATGACGAGATCGTCGCGGTCATGCCACACCAGCATCCCCTCGCGCAACGCCAGGCGAAAGAGCATGAAGGCGAGGGCGAGGGCCCTCCAGGGTTGACGCTGGCGCAACTGGGCGCCTATCCGCTGGTGCTGCGCGAAGCGGGCTCGGGCGTGCGGCAGAGCGTCGAGCAGGCATTCGCCGACAGTGGCCTGTCCATGCGGGTTGCGCTTGAGATTGCCGGTGTCGAAGGCATGAAGGAAGCCGTGCGCGCCGGGATGGGCATTGGTTTTGTCTCGGCGATGTCGATGCGTCACGAAAACCCGGCGCTCCGTTCGTTTTCACTCAGCCCCACACCGTTGATACGGCGTTTTTCGATTCTGGTGCCGCACGCCAGCACGCCATCGCGTGCGGCCGAACGGTTTTTAGCGTTGTGCCTGGACGACGCTTCAAGCGGCTAG
- a CDS encoding YhfC family intramembrane metalloprotease gives MLVNPLTLSSLSLATLCVAAVPVVLYRRLRRPYALNWRDTVAGIAVFALFAMVLERALNDYVLHQNATTAAWLSNPLAFVLYGALVAGVCEEVGRYAAMRLIWRRAGASPAPAASTPRHTDSTALAYGIGHGGAESWLVGVLVQVQWITFAVMANRHRLDAQLSDLPLDALMRVHLVLASLSPLMAGLFVLERLAALVFQIGLSVLMWRGVRAGWRGVLPLAIVVHALIDVPAAMVQARLLPLIAADALYVLGALGVAGWLIRLYRRQRQSA, from the coding sequence ATGCTTGTTAATCCGTTGACGCTCTCCAGCCTGTCGCTGGCGACGCTATGCGTGGCCGCGGTGCCGGTCGTTTTGTATCGCCGTTTGCGTCGCCCTTACGCGCTGAACTGGCGCGATACCGTCGCGGGGATCGCGGTGTTCGCACTCTTTGCGATGGTGCTTGAGCGCGCATTGAACGACTATGTGCTGCATCAAAACGCCACCACGGCCGCGTGGCTGTCGAATCCGCTCGCGTTTGTGCTGTACGGTGCGCTGGTTGCAGGCGTATGCGAGGAAGTGGGCCGCTATGCCGCCATGCGCCTGATCTGGCGGCGCGCCGGGGCCAGTCCGGCCCCGGCTGCGAGCACGCCGCGTCACACGGATTCAACGGCGCTGGCTTATGGCATCGGCCACGGTGGTGCAGAAAGCTGGCTGGTCGGCGTGCTGGTGCAGGTGCAGTGGATTACGTTCGCGGTGATGGCCAACCGTCACCGGCTCGATGCCCAATTGAGCGATTTGCCGCTTGATGCGCTGATGCGTGTTCACCTGGTTCTGGCGAGCCTGTCGCCTCTGATGGCCGGTTTGTTTGTGCTGGAGCGGTTGGCGGCGCTAGTGTTCCAGATTGGCTTGTCGGTGTTGATGTGGCGTGGCGTGCGCGCAGGCTGGCGCGGCGTGCTGCCGCTTGCCATCGTTGTGCACGCGCTGATCGACGTGCCCGCCGCGATGGTGCAGGCGCGCCTGCTGCCGCTGATCGCCGCGGACGCGCTGTATGTGCTGGGTGCGTTAGGCGTGGCCGGCTGGTTGATCCGGCTGTATCGCCGTCAGCGACAGTCAGCGTAA
- a CDS encoding DUF3022 domain-containing protein: MEEAYQYDCIDAEIEALARVISDLFPEQTQFIQRAAADPDSTLAVHWIALRFGTGMRRMVLHIVIAPAALARYRTQGLAAHGRSFAVLRAYVEAALGSLEEQHANGETIPREITLTLGDEFA, from the coding sequence ATGGAAGAAGCCTATCAATACGATTGCATCGACGCGGAGATCGAAGCGCTGGCGCGGGTGATTAGCGATCTTTTCCCCGAGCAAACGCAGTTTATCCAGCGCGCCGCTGCGGATCCCGACTCGACGCTCGCGGTCCACTGGATCGCGCTGCGTTTTGGCACGGGCATGCGCCGCATGGTGTTGCATATCGTGATTGCCCCCGCAGCGCTAGCGCGCTATCGCACCCAGGGCCTGGCGGCGCACGGACGCAGTTTTGCCGTGCTGCGCGCTTATGTCGAAGCGGCGCTCGGTTCGCTCGAAGAACAGCATGCCAATGGCGAAACCATTCCGCGCGAAATCACGTTGACGCTAGGCGATGAATTCGCCTGA
- a CDS encoding PGDYG domain-containing protein yields the protein MLELTHLDLRTDPHAQQVIKNETVTVEFATDPGVLMSLEGPNRYACGDALITSANGERWVVARARFEAKYLPLETTLRPGMPGAYRNRPAIVLARQMHEAFTLARAAGSDVLQGVAGDWVMQYAPGDYGVVQAARFDRVYQLAS from the coding sequence ATGCTCGAACTTACGCACCTTGATCTGCGCACCGACCCTCACGCGCAGCAGGTCATCAAAAACGAAACCGTCACCGTCGAATTTGCCACTGATCCCGGTGTCCTGATGAGCCTCGAAGGCCCCAACCGCTACGCCTGCGGTGACGCCTTAATCACCAGCGCAAACGGTGAGCGCTGGGTGGTTGCGCGAGCGCGTTTCGAGGCGAAATATCTCCCGCTTGAAACCACGCTGAGGCCTGGCATGCCGGGCGCCTATCGCAACCGGCCGGCCATCGTGCTAGCGCGACAAATGCACGAAGCATTCACGCTCGCGCGAGCGGCAGGCAGTGACGTGCTGCAAGGCGTCGCGGGCGATTGGGTCATGCAGTACGCGCCAGGCGACTACGGCGTGGTCCAGGCCGCCCGCTTTGACCGTGTCTATCAGCTTGCGTCCTGA
- a CDS encoding Spy/CpxP family protein refolding chaperone: MKKSLVVLACSLVMSPVFAQSTPAAGSATSATSAAPAAASVAATSAVAATDKTQPQHHRVHIEKRITYLHTQLKITPQQEALWGAFAGVMRSNSETMDKLYQQLRSNANVSALDNMKNYAALTQTNADGTKKLVEAFEPLYSNLSPEQKKLADKTFRQSSPMHHPKHSGRHGGSKKAMPETSPDEAASKP; the protein is encoded by the coding sequence ATGAAAAAAAGCCTCGTTGTTCTCGCTTGCTCACTCGTCATGAGCCCCGTATTTGCCCAATCCACGCCCGCTGCGGGTTCTGCGACTTCTGCTACGTCCGCGGCCCCCGCCGCAGCGTCAGTCGCCGCCACCTCGGCCGTGGCCGCCACAGACAAGACACAGCCGCAACACCACCGGGTTCACATCGAAAAACGCATCACTTATCTGCATACCCAACTCAAGATCACCCCTCAGCAGGAAGCACTATGGGGTGCCTTCGCGGGCGTGATGCGCAGCAACAGCGAAACCATGGACAAGCTCTACCAGCAACTCCGTAGCAACGCCAATGTGTCCGCGCTCGACAACATGAAGAATTACGCCGCGCTCACGCAAACCAATGCGGACGGCACCAAAAAGCTGGTTGAAGCATTCGAGCCGCTTTACAGCAACCTGTCGCCTGAGCAGAAAAAACTGGCGGATAAAACCTTCCGGCAGAGTTCGCCGATGCACCATCCGAAGCATTCGGGCCGCCACGGTGGCAGCAAAAAAGCCATGCCTGAAACCAGCCCAGACGAAGCCGCATCCAAGCCCTAA
- a CDS encoding Lrp/AsnC family transcriptional regulator, with amino-acid sequence MRPPHLDSLDELDRNLVALLQANARESVAQLARQLGVARTTVLARIARLERTNIIAGYSVRLGQEVLDASIHAYVGIITAPKYGADVQKRLGKMPEVQQLCAVSGEFDYVAWLRASSPERLNDLLDQIGSLAGVERTTTSIILSRKIDRA; translated from the coding sequence ATGAGACCTCCGCACCTTGACTCGCTTGACGAACTTGACCGTAACCTGGTGGCGCTACTGCAGGCCAACGCCCGTGAAAGCGTAGCTCAACTGGCGCGGCAACTCGGTGTGGCACGTACCACCGTGCTGGCCCGGATTGCCCGGCTGGAGCGCACGAACATCATCGCGGGCTATAGCGTGCGGCTCGGTCAGGAGGTCCTCGACGCCAGCATTCATGCCTATGTCGGCATTATCACCGCGCCGAAATATGGCGCGGATGTGCAAAAACGTCTGGGCAAGATGCCCGAGGTGCAACAGTTGTGCGCAGTGAGCGGCGAGTTCGATTATGTCGCGTGGTTGCGCGCCAGTTCGCCCGAGCGGCTGAACGACCTGCTCGACCAGATTGGCAGCCTCGCTGGTGTGGAGCGCACCACGACGTCGATCATCCTCTCGCGCAAGATCGACCGCGCTTGA
- a CDS encoding saccharopine dehydrogenase family protein, with the protein MKIAIVGAGLIGQTIAHMLRETGDYEVTALDRDQDALDALALQGIPTQRVDSAEVDALRVALHGFDALVNALPYYLAVNVATAAKGAGVHYFDLTEDVRATQAIRAMAQDAPQAFMPQCGLAPGFIGLAAHELAQRFSDIREVRMRVGALPQFPTNALKYNLTWSIDGLINEYCQPCEAIRQGQVQWVQPLEGLEHFSLDGAEYEAFNTSGGLGTLCETLAGQVETLDYKSVRYPGHRDLMRFLLEELRLGTERDTLKTILRRAVPSTDQDVVLIFIAVTGTRQGRLVEEVFARKVFAKTICGMPISAIQITTAGAMCAVLDLFREQHLPQSGFVRQEQVGLSAFLANRFGRLYEGHPLDASAMV; encoded by the coding sequence ATGAAAATCGCCATTGTCGGCGCCGGCCTGATTGGCCAAACCATCGCCCATATGCTGCGTGAAACCGGTGATTACGAAGTCACCGCGCTTGACCGCGATCAGGATGCGCTCGATGCGCTTGCGCTCCAGGGCATTCCGACGCAGCGGGTCGATTCAGCCGAGGTCGACGCCTTGCGCGTGGCCTTGCACGGTTTCGATGCGCTGGTGAATGCCTTGCCGTACTACCTGGCGGTCAATGTCGCCACGGCGGCTAAAGGCGCGGGCGTACATTATTTCGATCTGACCGAAGATGTGCGCGCCACTCAGGCAATCCGCGCCATGGCGCAAGATGCCCCTCAGGCATTCATGCCGCAATGCGGACTGGCGCCGGGCTTTATTGGTCTCGCGGCCCATGAGTTGGCGCAGCGTTTCAGTGACATCCGTGAGGTCAGGATGCGCGTTGGCGCACTGCCGCAGTTCCCGACGAATGCGCTGAAGTACAACCTGACATGGAGCATTGACGGACTCATCAACGAGTACTGCCAGCCATGCGAAGCCATTCGCCAGGGCCAGGTGCAATGGGTGCAGCCGCTGGAAGGGCTGGAACATTTCTCGCTGGATGGGGCGGAGTACGAGGCGTTCAATACTTCGGGCGGGCTAGGCACGTTATGCGAAACCCTTGCGGGCCAGGTCGAAACGCTCGATTACAAATCGGTCCGCTATCCAGGCCACCGCGACCTGATGCGCTTTTTGCTCGAAGAGCTGCGGCTGGGCACTGAGCGCGATACGCTGAAAACAATCTTGCGCCGCGCCGTGCCTTCTACCGATCAGGATGTCGTGCTGATTTTCATCGCGGTCACGGGAACCCGTCAGGGGCGTCTGGTCGAAGAAGTTTTCGCGCGCAAGGTTTTTGCCAAAACCATCTGCGGCATGCCGATAAGCGCGATCCAGATCACCACGGCGGGGGCGATGTGCGCGGTGCTGGATCTGTTCCGCGAACAGCATCTGCCCCAGAGCGGCTTCGTGCGGCAAGAGCAGGTTGGGCTGTCCGCGTTTCTGGCGAACCGCTTTGGGCGGCTCTATGAAGGACATCCGCTGGATGCCAGCGCGATGGTTTAA
- the cydX gene encoding cytochrome bd-I oxidase subunit CydX, with protein MWYFTWILGIGVALGFGIINVMWLEAQDTFGKSGERPDASPPQKAPARPESSSRA; from the coding sequence ATGTGGTATTTCACATGGATTCTCGGGATTGGCGTAGCGCTCGGCTTTGGCATCATCAACGTAATGTGGCTTGAAGCCCAGGACACCTTCGGCAAATCCGGCGAGCGGCCTGATGCCTCTCCTCCGCAAAAAGCCCCTGCCCGTCCGGAGTCATCGTCTCGCGCCTGA
- the corA gene encoding magnesium/cobalt transporter CorA yields the protein MLINCAAYQDGRKLADIEIDDISLYVAQPECFVWVALKDPGPGELAVMQHEFGLHELAVEDVRNGRQRPKIDEYGDSLFVVLHTVEMDEEGELVAGEVDVFVGPNYVLTVRNGTRQGFREVRARCEREPELLKQGSAFVLYALADHIVDRYFPILEALGTEFEELEDRIFERHNVAASRAIIEDLYSLKRRFVLLQHHVSPLLEAIGKLTGGRIPQACVGMSAYFRDVYDHLERIVKTIDGRREMVVTAVQVNLGMISLAESEVTKRLGSFAALFAVPTMIAGIYGMNFQHIPELAYQYGYPICLGVMLVVDLLLYWRFRRSGWL from the coding sequence ATGCTGATCAATTGCGCGGCCTATCAGGATGGCCGAAAACTCGCTGATATCGAAATCGACGACATCAGTCTGTACGTTGCTCAACCCGAGTGCTTCGTCTGGGTCGCGCTCAAGGACCCCGGTCCTGGCGAGCTGGCGGTGATGCAGCATGAATTCGGGCTGCACGAGCTGGCCGTCGAAGACGTGCGCAACGGCCGCCAGCGGCCCAAGATCGACGAGTACGGCGACTCGCTGTTCGTCGTGCTGCACACGGTCGAGATGGATGAAGAGGGCGAACTGGTGGCGGGCGAGGTGGATGTTTTCGTGGGTCCGAATTATGTGCTGACCGTGCGCAATGGCACACGCCAGGGTTTTCGGGAGGTGCGTGCACGCTGCGAACGCGAGCCGGAGTTGCTCAAGCAGGGTTCGGCATTCGTGCTGTATGCGCTGGCGGACCACATCGTCGATCGCTATTTTCCGATTCTCGAAGCGCTCGGCACCGAGTTCGAAGAACTCGAAGATCGCATTTTCGAGCGTCATAACGTCGCTGCATCGCGCGCGATTATCGAAGACCTGTACTCGCTCAAGCGCCGTTTCGTGTTGTTGCAGCATCATGTCAGCCCCTTGCTCGAAGCCATTGGCAAGCTGACGGGCGGACGCATTCCGCAGGCCTGCGTGGGGATGTCCGCCTATTTCCGCGATGTTTACGATCATCTGGAACGCATCGTCAAAACCATCGATGGCCGCCGCGAAATGGTCGTCACCGCCGTGCAGGTGAATCTCGGCATGATCTCGCTGGCGGAAAGCGAAGTGACCAAACGTCTTGGTTCGTTCGCGGCGCTGTTCGCGGTGCCGACGATGATTGCCGGTATCTACGGCATGAATTTCCAGCACATTCCAGAGCTGGCCTACCAGTACGGTTATCCGATATGCCTCGGGGTGATGCTGGTGGTCGATCTGTTGCTGTATTGGCGCTTTCGCCGCTCAGGCTGGTTATGA
- a CDS encoding sugar ABC transporter substrate-binding protein — MNVHLRLRRRALAATATVALAVAFALPVSLAQAQGASLAANTKKPKVALVMKSLANEFFLTMENGAKDYQKHNPQLFDLVTNGIKDETDTANQIRIVEQMIVAKADAIVLAPADSKALVPVVKKAVDAGIIVINIDNRLDPAVLQAKNLNVPFVGPDNRKGALKIGEYLAQKLKAGDQVGIIEGVSTTTNAQQRTAGFRDAMQRAGMKVMAVQSGAWELDKGNAVAAAMLNEYPNLKALLAGNDNMALGAVSAVRAAGRQGKVYVVGYDNINAIHPMLKDGRVLATADQYAAKQAVFGIDTALKALSSHKKQSELSGMVETPVDLVTK, encoded by the coding sequence ATGAACGTTCACCTTCGCTTGCGCCGTCGCGCGCTCGCGGCAACCGCCACGGTTGCGCTTGCCGTGGCCTTCGCCTTGCCGGTTTCACTGGCGCAGGCACAAGGCGCCAGCCTTGCCGCGAACACAAAGAAGCCCAAGGTCGCGCTCGTGATGAAATCGCTGGCGAACGAGTTTTTCCTGACGATGGAAAACGGCGCGAAGGATTATCAAAAGCACAATCCCCAGCTTTTCGATCTGGTGACGAACGGCATCAAGGATGAAACCGATACCGCCAACCAGATTCGCATCGTCGAGCAGATGATCGTGGCCAAGGCCGATGCGATCGTGCTGGCGCCTGCGGATTCGAAGGCCTTGGTGCCCGTCGTCAAAAAAGCGGTGGATGCCGGGATCATCGTCATCAACATTGATAACCGGCTCGATCCGGCTGTGCTGCAGGCGAAAAACCTGAACGTGCCGTTCGTCGGCCCGGACAACCGCAAGGGTGCGCTGAAGATCGGCGAGTATCTGGCGCAAAAGCTCAAGGCGGGCGATCAGGTGGGCATCATCGAAGGCGTCTCGACCACCACCAACGCGCAGCAGCGTACCGCGGGCTTTCGTGATGCCATGCAGCGCGCGGGCATGAAGGTTATGGCGGTGCAGTCGGGTGCGTGGGAACTCGATAAAGGCAATGCCGTGGCTGCTGCGATGCTCAACGAGTACCCCAATCTCAAGGCGCTGCTCGCGGGCAACGACAACATGGCGCTCGGCGCGGTGTCGGCGGTGCGGGCAGCGGGGCGCCAGGGCAAGGTGTATGTGGTGGGTTACGACAACATCAACGCGATTCATCCGATGCTCAAGGATGGCCGCGTGCTCGCCACGGCGGACCAGTACGCGGCCAAACAGGCCGTGTTTGGCATCGATACCGCGCTCAAGGCGTTGAGCAGCCACAAGAAGCAGTCGGAGCTCTCGGGCATGGTCGAGACGCCCGTCGATCTGGTGACGAAGTAA
- a CDS encoding sugar ABC transporter ATP-binding protein, protein MNPLPDEPHGDASRAVLSLTGLGKTYAEPVLADVTLALHAGEVLALTGENGAGKSTLSKMIGGLVLPTTGTMHLGEAPYAPLSRTAAETLGVRMVMQELNLLPTLSIAENLFLNRLPRVGRWRPGWIDRRRLRADARAAMVQVGLDALDPDTLVGDLGIGHQQMVEIARNLIDECRVLILDEPTAMLTSREVGLLFEQIERLKSRGVALVYISHRLEELAQVAQRIAVLRDGRLVHYGAMAHLSSEQIVTLMVGRALGERIDLGPRQIGAPLLQVDGIGRAPVVHDVSFEVRAGEIFGISGLIGAGRTELLRLIFGADAKTAGSVALAPSPGAPPQPVLIASPADAVRHGIAFITEDRKGEGLLLPQSVAVNVSLGHLRRVARHGVLDRARENALAQSQIDAMRIRTRGPAQPVGELSGGNQQKVVIGRWLARESRVMLFDEPTRGIDVGAKFDIYALLGSLAREGRALVVVSSELRELMLICDRIGVMSAGRMSALFERDNWSQDALLAAALAGYRNGAPLPGTASPSSTPTASSSSPSAGSLS, encoded by the coding sequence ATGAATCCGCTTCCTGACGAGCCACACGGCGACGCTTCACGCGCGGTATTGTCCTTGACCGGGCTGGGCAAAACCTATGCTGAACCGGTCCTCGCCGATGTAACGCTGGCGCTGCATGCCGGCGAAGTGCTGGCGCTGACCGGCGAAAACGGCGCAGGTAAAAGCACGCTCTCGAAGATGATCGGCGGCCTGGTTTTACCCACCACCGGCACGATGCATCTGGGCGAGGCGCCTTACGCGCCCCTCAGCCGTACGGCTGCCGAGACGCTAGGCGTGCGCATGGTGATGCAGGAGCTGAACCTGCTGCCTACGCTCAGCATTGCCGAGAACCTCTTTTTGAACCGCCTGCCGCGCGTGGGCCGCTGGCGTCCAGGCTGGATCGATCGGCGCCGTCTGCGCGCCGACGCGCGTGCCGCGATGGTTCAGGTCGGACTAGATGCGCTCGATCCGGACACGCTAGTGGGCGACCTGGGTATCGGCCATCAGCAGATGGTCGAGATCGCGCGCAACCTGATTGACGAATGCCGCGTGCTGATTCTCGATGAACCCACCGCGATGCTGACTTCGCGCGAGGTCGGCCTGCTGTTCGAGCAGATCGAACGGCTGAAATCGCGTGGCGTGGCGCTCGTGTATATCTCGCACCGGCTCGAAGAGCTAGCGCAAGTGGCGCAGCGCATCGCCGTGTTGCGCGATGGCCGCCTGGTCCATTACGGCGCGATGGCGCATTTAAGCAGCGAGCAGATCGTGACGCTGATGGTCGGGCGCGCGTTAGGCGAGCGGATCGATCTGGGGCCCCGGCAGATCGGTGCGCCACTGTTGCAGGTTGACGGCATCGGACGCGCGCCGGTGGTGCATGACGTTTCATTCGAGGTGCGCGCGGGCGAAATTTTCGGCATCAGCGGCTTGATTGGGGCCGGGCGCACCGAGTTGTTGCGACTGATTTTTGGCGCGGATGCCAAAACCGCGGGCAGCGTGGCGCTCGCGCCGTCGCCAGGAGCACCGCCGCAGCCCGTCCTCATCGCGTCACCGGCCGATGCCGTGCGCCACGGCATCGCGTTCATCACCGAAGATCGTAAAGGCGAAGGTCTGCTGTTGCCGCAATCGGTGGCCGTGAACGTTTCGCTGGGTCATCTGCGGCGCGTGGCGCGGCATGGCGTGCTCGATCGCGCGCGTGAAAACGCGCTGGCGCAAAGCCAGATCGATGCCATGCGGATTCGCACCCGTGGACCGGCGCAGCCCGTAGGCGAACTCTCGGGCGGCAATCAGCAGAAGGTCGTGATTGGCCGCTGGCTGGCGCGCGAGAGCCGGGTGATGTTGTTTGACGAGCCCACGCGCGGTATCGACGTCGGCGCGAAGTTCGACATTTATGCACTGCTGGGCTCGCTCGCGCGCGAAGGCCGGGCGCTGGTCGTGGTCTCAAGCGAGTTGCGTGAACTGATGCTGATTTGCGACCGCATTGGTGTGATGTCAGCGGGCCGCATGAGCGCGCTTTTCGAGCGCGATAACTGGTCGCAAGATGCCTTGCTGGCTGCCGCGCTGGCGGGTTATCGCAACGGCGCGCCGCTCCCGGGCACAGCGTCTCCTTCTTCTACACCGACAGCCTCATCTTCATCACCCTCAGCCGGGAGTCTTTCATGA
- a CDS encoding ABC transporter permease — translation MTGQPLSPDARATAARPRRRAVGERLGLSNYLGLAGALVALIALFSVLSSHFWSYDTFSTIANQIPDLVVMSVGMTFVLLVAGIDLSVGSVLALGASVVSVAALQWHWGPLPAALLGVAAATLCGTVTGAVTVGWRIPSFIVSLGVLEAARGLAYQMTDSRTAYIGDAFDFLSNPLALGISPAFLLALAVMIVGQLVLTRTVFGRYLIAIGTNEEAVRLAGVNPRPYKILVFALMGALAGLAALFQISRLEAADPNAGAGMELQVIAAVVIGGTSLMGGRGSVISTFFGVLIISVLAAGLAQIGANEPTKRIITGAVIVIAVVLDTYRGKQGRARQS, via the coding sequence ATGACGGGTCAACCTCTTTCTCCGGACGCTCGCGCAACGGCGGCTCGCCCACGCCGTCGCGCCGTGGGCGAGCGCCTCGGGTTGTCGAACTATCTGGGCCTCGCGGGGGCGCTGGTGGCGCTGATCGCGCTCTTTTCCGTGCTCAGTTCGCACTTCTGGTCCTACGACACGTTCAGCACGATTGCGAACCAGATTCCTGATCTGGTGGTGATGTCCGTGGGCATGACCTTCGTGCTACTGGTCGCAGGCATCGATTTGTCGGTGGGCTCCGTGCTGGCGCTGGGGGCCTCGGTGGTCAGCGTGGCGGCCTTGCAATGGCATTGGGGCCCACTGCCTGCCGCGCTGCTCGGCGTGGCCGCCGCGACCTTGTGTGGCACGGTGACCGGTGCCGTGACGGTGGGCTGGCGCATTCCGTCGTTCATCGTTTCGCTGGGCGTGCTGGAAGCGGCGCGCGGTCTGGCTTATCAGATGACCGATTCACGTACCGCATATATCGGCGATGCCTTCGATTTTCTTTCGAACCCCCTGGCGCTGGGTATTTCACCGGCCTTTCTGCTCGCGCTAGCGGTCATGATCGTCGGACAACTGGTGCTCACGCGCACGGTATTTGGCCGCTATCTGATCGCCATCGGCACCAATGAAGAAGCGGTGCGGCTCGCCGGCGTCAATCCGCGTCCCTACAAGATTCTGGTGTTCGCGCTGATGGGCGCGCTGGCGGGGCTGGCGGCGCTGTTCCAGATTTCCCGGCTCGAAGCGGCCGATCCCAACGCGGGCGCAGGCATGGAGCTGCAAGTCATTGCCGCCGTGGTGATCGGCGGCACGAGTCTGATGGGAGGCCGGGGGTCGGTCATCAGCACGTTTTTTGGCGTGCTGATTATCTCGGTGCTGGCAGCAGGGCTGGCGCAAATCGGAGCCAACGAACCGACCAAGCGGATCATCACAGGCGCGGTGATCGTGATCGCCGTGGTGCTCGACACCTATCGCGGCAAACAGGGCCGCGCGCGCCAGAGCTAG